One Sparus aurata chromosome 23, fSpaAur1.1, whole genome shotgun sequence genomic window, ACCTGAGCTGAGCCTGGACTCACCTGGAGCTCAGACACTGGTGCAGCCAGCAGATCTGTATGGAGGCTCACTGGTGCCATCATCAGATGAGTTCATGAGAACAGGACTTCTGGAAACTTACTGAAACTAAAACTTTTTTAATTAACTGATTAGTCAGTAGGCAGTAAAACAATGAGCCAtatttaattcatatttttgtaATAAACCAGTCTGTGGCTAtaaatgttaaaggagaacttcggtcgatttaaacatgcagcttcattgctcaagctacccttgacttgccagcacactcgacggattgactagtttggtctagctaccggaagacgcggatgtcaacaaacagatatgtggctgcttgcacaaacacactgttttaactacttttttattcagtttgagtcatacacgctacagtgctgtgtgctaaggtgtctgctgatgttgcataacttttggtgtgagatgtggagcatgttaagacgcttaaaacacagtgtaaagttctgaccccatgctgttagcgttcaatgctaagtctccgttcatggagctctgtaatggctggaccaaatgtggtCGCGTCTTCGgtgctggcaagtcaagggtagcttgagcaatgaagctgcatgtttaaatcgaccgaagttctcctttaatgagTCAGTAATAATCACAGTAATCAATAATTAGGTTATAAGAGATCATGCTTATAAATTGATTTTAGTccaacaattaaaaaaactgatCAGTAAAGTGTGAATGAATCACATCAGTCATTACATCactcttaaaggtgcagtacgtcATAATCTGGGTAGAAAACATTTGAGtttgtgttgaaatgtttagcatgctaacaagttAGCCCGAGCCGCGCTGGTTCAGAGCCCCTGTGCTTCCCTGGTGCTTCCAGCTTGgtctgctagctgcatggctaactgagctaactaacagcagcagcagttagctgttactgTGCTGATGTGCTGCCTCCTGTTTGTTGAGAGgtgtgtgttagcaggtgaTAATGCAGCAGGCGGTGTTTACCCTCCACACACTGAACTGTGGGTACATTAAAACCTTGTTTCTCCCTCCAGTCGCCGCCCTGCTGCACTACTTCCTGGTTGTGGTCCAATCAGCTCCCGTCAGCTCGTCCAACCTCTCGCCAGCGTTCACACAAGCGTCCAATCGAGCGAAGATGCTGGTGGAGAAAATCCTGAGAGACATCCCCACCGTGCACGGCGCCACCGTCAGCACGGAGGTGAACAAGatatctgattggctgcttcagCTCGTCTCCTAttggctcttcttcttcttcatgtgttaTTAACCTCTTCCTGTGCTCCTCAGGGTTTGACCCTTGACCCCTCCACCCAGACGACCAACCTGCAGATGATGGTGGCGTCACTGGGCATCCCCGCCGCACCCGTCCTCAAACCGCCGTCCGAACGCTTCACACTggtgagtctgcagtctgggGGTGTCGGGGGACTGAAGAGAAGGTTCTGGAGGGTTCTGGAGGTTCTCGGGGTCTCTGAGGAGGGTCACATGTCTTGATGAGATGCTCAAGATATTTCCTATGTATCTGAAACTCACTTGTGTTAAGATCACCTGTCAGTACTGATGTGTGTGTCGCCCCCTGCAGGACGTCTGTGTGAGTCGCATGTCGGCGGGCAGCCAGCTGTACCAGGGGCTGCTGGGAGTTCTGTCCAACAGTGTGAGTGGACTGAGCGACCTGCAGGCCGACCTCCGAGACCTGCTGACACACCTCAACAAGGTAAAGCACACCTGAGGTGACATCATGACACCaggaaacatttctgcagcccaAGTATCGGAAGACTTGTTCCAGcccagctcgtctgctgtgaccCAATCTCTTCTCTGCACTTCCTGTCCTCTGGTGCTTCACTCTCATTGgctcctgtgctaacagctgactgtgtgtgtgtgtttcagatgaaGGAGGAGGCGCAGCTCGAGGTGGTGGATCAGGACCTCAGTCTGGACCTTGCCCGTCGTCTCCATGGTAACTACGAGGTCCAGGTGGCGGTCCACCTGTCGCTGACGCAGCTTCGCTCTTTCTGTCACGACCTGATCCGCAGCCTGAGAGCCATCGCCACCTACAGGCGCCCGGCTGCAGCCGCACACTAAGCCCCGCCCACCATGGATCAACTCCGTGCTGCGTTTGAGGACCTCAGGGGAAAATGAGTGACACTAAATGGAGTTCTGCAATGCCTCATGGGAGATATTTTATTGATCGTCCATCAGCTGATCGACTTTGTGTTGTTTCCATGAGAGACGAGTCTCTGAGGAAACTCTTCAAGTTTaatgacagcagcagtcagAACCGTCTGTGTTCAGCAGAACAGACGAGGAACACAAAATagtataaaatatttaaattgacATTTTCAGCAAAGCAAgat contains:
- the LOC115576040 gene encoding uncharacterized protein LOC115576040 isoform X1, which encodes MQQAVFTLHTLNCGYIKTLFLPPVAALLHYFLVVVQSAPVSSSNLSPAFTQASNRAKMLVEKILRDIPTVHGATVSTEGLTLDPSTQTTNLQMMVASLGIPAAPVLKPPSERFTLDVCVSRMSAGSQLYQGLLGVLSNSVSGLSDLQADLRDLLTHLNKMKEEAQLEVVDQDLSLDLARRLHGNYEVQVAVHLSLTQLRSFCHDLIRSLRAIATYRRPAAAAH
- the LOC115576040 gene encoding uncharacterized protein LOC115576040 isoform X2, producing MNPLIVAALLHYFLVVVQSAPVSSSNLSPAFTQASNRAKMLVEKILRDIPTVHGATVSTEGLTLDPSTQTTNLQMMVASLGIPAAPVLKPPSERFTLDVCVSRMSAGSQLYQGLLGVLSNSVSGLSDLQADLRDLLTHLNKMKEEAQLEVVDQDLSLDLARRLHGNYEVQVAVHLSLTQLRSFCHDLIRSLRAIATYRRPAAAAH